The genomic window TCCGGAGGGACTGGAGAGCTGAACTGGGACTGCGCCATGTCctactggtgtgtactgggatgtactgggatggggatgggatggggatgggaatgggatggggatggggatgggggagatcTGTGTCAATGTGCTCCGGAGGGACTGGAGAGCTGAACTGGGACTGCGCCATGTCctactggtgtgtactgggatgtactgggatgtactgggatggggatggggatggggatggggatgggatggggatgggatggggatgggatggggatgggggagatcTGTGTCAATGTGCTCAGGAGGGACTGGAGAGCTGAACTGGGACTGCGCCATGTCctactggtgtgtactgggatgtactgggatgggaatggggatgggatggggatgggatgggatggcaGGCTTATATTGAAGGTAAGGagtgtattatgggatgggggatGTATATTAAAGGTAAGGAGTATATTATGGAAAGGCAGGTTTATGTTAAGGGTAATGGGTGTATTATGGGATGCGCATGTGTATTGAAGGTAAGTGGTATATTATGGGATGGTGGGATGTGTATTAAGGGTAAGgggtgtattatgggatggTGGGCTTATATTAAGGATAAGGGGTATATCATGGGATGGGGTATGTATATTAAGGGTATGCAGTATATTATGGGATGGGGAATACATATTAAGGCTAAGGGGTAtattatgggatgggggatATATATTAAGGGTAACAggtgtattatgggatgtcAGGAtgtgtattatgggatgggggatgtctattatgggatgggggatgtatattatgggatggggggaTGTATATTATGGGATGGTGGGATGTAtattatgggatgggggatgtatattatgggatggggatgtaTATTATGGAATGAGGGATGTAtattatgggatgggggtgTATATTATGGGATGTCAAGATGTAtattatgggatgggggatATATATTAAGGGTGAGGGGTAtattatgggatgggggatgtatattatgggatggggggaTGTATATTATGGGATGGGTTATGTATATTATGGGATGGGTTATGTATATTATGGGATGAGAAATGTATATTATGGGATGGGGTATGTATgttatgggatgtgggatgtatattatgggatgggggatATATATTAAGGGTGAGGGGTatattatgggatggggatgtgtaTTGAAGGTAAGGGGTATATTATGGGATGGTGGGATGTAtattatgggatgggggatGTTTATTATGGGCTGTCAGGATGTATATTATGGGATGGGGTATGTATATTATGGGATGTGATGCTGTTATTtacccccctttccccccccccccagaccatCAAGTGCCTCCTGATCCACCCCAACCCGGAGTCAGCCCTGAACGAGGAGGCCGGACGCCTCCTGCTGGAGAACTATGAGGAGTACGCGGCCCGAGCCCGGCTGCTGACCGAGATCCACGcccgaggccccgccccctccgcaAGCTCCGCCCCCTCCACCTCGGCCCCGccccctaaccccccccccccccccccccccccccccgacggACCCCAGCCCAAGAAGCACGCGGGGGACAGGGAGAAGAaacctgcccccccccccaagaagaAGGTGGATAAGAAAAGGGCCCTAAGGAGGCTTtaaatagggggggggggccatAAATGTACCCCCATTTGGGGTGTAAATACCCCCATTTGGGGTGTAAATACCCCCCCTTGGGGTTAAATACCCCCCTTGGGGTTTAAATGCCCCCACATGGGGtttcagtgcccccccccccattggggttTAAACACCTCCCATTGGGATTTCAATGCCCCCCTTTGGGGTTTCAATGCCCCCCCCTTTGGGTGTAAATACCCCCCCCACTGGGGTTTAAATACCCCCCCATTGGGGTATCAGTGCCCCCCCATTGGGGTTTAAATACCCCCCCTTTGGGATTTAAATACCCTCCCCCATTGGGGTTTAAGTACCCCCCCATTGGGGTTTCAGTGCCCCCCCTTTGGGGTTTAAACACCCCCCCCATTTGGGGTTTAAGTACCCCCCTatgggcaatggggggggggaaataccCCATGGAGAGCCTCAAATCCCCCCCCCATCAGTttccctgtggggctgtggATACCCCCGGGGGGGGGAATCAAATACCCCCTTTGGTGTCTGAAATACCCCCCTGGAGGCTTTAATTGCCCCAAATATCCCCTTGGGGGCATTAAATACCCCATTGGGGCCCCAAATACCCCCTTGGGGGCATTAAAtaccccattgggaccccaaATACCCCCTTGGGGGCA from Melopsittacus undulatus isolate bMelUnd1 chromosome 27, bMelUnd1.mat.Z, whole genome shotgun sequence includes these protein-coding regions:
- the UBE2S gene encoding ubiquitin-conjugating enzyme E2 S isoform X2; translation: MYPNEEDVTDVQVTIEGPEGTPYSGGLFRMKLVLGKEFPTAPPKGFFLTRIFHPNVGPGGEICVNVLRRDWRAELGLRHVLLTIKCLLIHPNPESALNEEAGRLLLENYEEYAARARLLTEIHARGPAPSASSAPSTSAPPPNPPPPPPPPPDGPQPKKHAGDREKKPAPPPKKKVDKKRALRRL